The following coding sequences lie in one Deinococcus sp. YIM 134068 genomic window:
- a CDS encoding endonuclease/exonuclease/phosphatase family protein encodes MTTLLTLNIQSYADKHGDWVDRRPLIERAIAEAQPDIVALQAVSLDSARHPDDQATQLAYSLGGYRAVFVPATTHGDGRQDGLAFLSRGPLPDVQPFALSLRDGLEDTAQRVMLCARFDLPDGPLDVFNAHFSWVAEQQGDNVTEALWALSASSGAAALVGDFNMQPDNPHLVRLREAGWTDAWAGLRGQEDGFTFVERQEPSIRIDYVWTRGLAARDIHVVLAEGEGTRRASDHAGLLARLERA; translated from the coding sequence ATGACCACCCTCCTCACCCTCAACATCCAGAGCTATGCCGACAAGCACGGGGATTGGGTCGACCGCCGCCCCCTCATCGAACGCGCCATCGCCGAGGCACAGCCGGACATCGTGGCGCTTCAGGCCGTGTCGCTCGATTCAGCGCGGCACCCGGACGACCAGGCGACGCAACTTGCGTACAGTCTGGGCGGCTACCGGGCCGTCTTCGTACCCGCCACCACGCACGGGGACGGGCGGCAGGACGGGCTGGCCTTCCTGTCGCGGGGGCCGCTGCCGGACGTGCAGCCCTTCGCACTCAGCCTGCGAGACGGGCTGGAGGACACCGCTCAGCGGGTGATGCTGTGTGCGCGCTTCGACCTCCCGGACGGGCCGCTGGACGTATTCAACGCTCACTTCTCCTGGGTGGCCGAGCAGCAGGGCGACAACGTGACGGAGGCGCTGTGGGCCTTGAGCGCATCTTCGGGAGCGGCGGCGCTCGTGGGTGACTTCAACATGCAGCCGGACAACCCTCACCTCGTCCGGCTGCGGGAGGCGGGCTGGACGGACGCCTGGGCGGGCCTGCGCGGGCAGGAGGACGGCTTCACTTTCGTGGAGCGTCAGGAGCCGAGCATCCGCATCGACTACGTGTGGACGCGGGGGCTGGCGGCGCGGGACATTCATGTGGTGCTCGCGGAGGGTGAGGGCACGCGGCGGGCCTCCGACCACGCCGGGCTGCTCGCGCGGCTGGAGCGGGCGTGA
- a CDS encoding glycosyltransferase, whose product MSQPSGPRVSVLMPTYGQASFLPRAVESLLAQTLPDWELIVVDDGSLDQTAEVVRPYLTDSRITYHRLERNVGLGAALNHALDHAQAPLVAYLPSDDVYYRDHLAGLVGALSAHPEAPLASSGVRHHYNKVASGQVEGHSLQLVQVMHRRTGDRWLTRDELTTDDLERMYWHHFRRRGEWVGTGEVTCEWVDHPHQRHKVIREPEGGINPYRVRYGVREPLRFHATTGHLVDEVERYRTYRERPPTPPAPDGLKILLVGELAYNPERVLALAERGHRLYGLWTDRPMWFNWVGPLPFGHVQDVPRENWQAAVREIRPDVIYGLLNWQAVSFVHHVQSGNPGIPFVWHFKEGPFICLEKGLWRELVELYERADGRIYSSPEMRDWFFEVAPRLSTGRPDLVLDGDLPRRESVRGERSPRLSDQDGEIHTVVPGRPIGLHPETVAELAAQRIHLHFYGEFMHGQWRGWIERAGGLAGRFLHLHPNVDQAGWVEEFSRYDAGWLHFFGSGNGGELRRANWDDLNLPARVGTYAAAGLPMLQRDNSGHIVATQTLAREKNLGLLFKDMHDLGAQLQDRERLSHLREHVWETRDEFTFDHHADRLIAFFREVIGGGRA is encoded by the coding sequence ATGAGCCAGCCCTCCGGCCCACGCGTGTCCGTCCTGATGCCTACCTACGGGCAGGCGAGCTTTCTCCCCCGCGCGGTCGAGAGCCTGCTCGCCCAGACCCTTCCCGACTGGGAACTCATCGTGGTGGACGACGGCTCGCTCGATCAAACCGCAGAGGTTGTCCGGCCCTACCTCACCGACTCGCGCATCACCTATCACCGTCTGGAACGCAACGTCGGTCTCGGTGCGGCCCTCAACCACGCGCTCGACCACGCTCAGGCACCGCTCGTCGCCTACCTCCCGTCCGACGACGTGTACTACCGGGACCACCTCGCGGGGCTGGTCGGGGCGCTCTCCGCCCACCCGGAGGCACCACTCGCCTCCTCCGGGGTCCGGCACCACTACAACAAGGTGGCGTCGGGGCAGGTGGAGGGTCACTCGCTCCAACTCGTCCAAGTGATGCACCGACGCACGGGCGACCGCTGGCTGACGCGGGACGAACTCACGACCGACGACTTGGAGCGGATGTATTGGCACCACTTCAGACGGCGCGGCGAGTGGGTGGGGACGGGCGAGGTCACGTGCGAGTGGGTGGACCATCCGCACCAGCGGCACAAGGTCATCCGCGAGCCGGAGGGTGGCATCAACCCCTACCGGGTGCGCTACGGGGTGCGGGAGCCGCTGCGCTTCCACGCGACGACCGGGCATCTCGTGGACGAGGTGGAACGCTACCGCACCTACAGGGAACGCCCGCCCACGCCGCCTGCCCCGGACGGCCTGAAAATCCTCCTCGTGGGCGAACTCGCCTACAACCCGGAGCGGGTGCTGGCCCTCGCCGAGCGCGGACACCGCCTGTATGGGCTGTGGACGGACAGGCCCATGTGGTTCAACTGGGTCGGTCCCCTTCCCTTCGGGCACGTGCAGGACGTGCCGCGCGAAAACTGGCAGGCGGCAGTGCGGGAGATCAGGCCGGACGTGATCTATGGGCTGCTGAACTGGCAGGCCGTGTCCTTCGTCCACCACGTTCAGAGCGGGAATCCCGGCATTCCCTTCGTGTGGCATTTCAAGGAGGGGCCGTTCATCTGTCTGGAGAAGGGCCTGTGGCGCGAACTCGTGGAGCTGTACGAGCGGGCGGACGGGCGCATCTACTCCAGCCCGGAGATGCGGGACTGGTTCTTCGAGGTCGCCCCCCGCCTCTCCACGGGCCGCCCGGACCTCGTGCTCGACGGCGACCTGCCGAGGCGGGAGAGCGTGCGCGGGGAGCGGTCGCCCCGGCTGTCGGATCAGGACGGCGAGATTCATACCGTCGTCCCCGGTCGCCCCATCGGCCTGCACCCGGAGACGGTGGCGGAGCTGGCGGCGCAGAGGATTCACCTGCACTTCTACGGCGAGTTCATGCACGGGCAATGGCGCGGCTGGATCGAGCGGGCGGGGGGGCTGGCGGGCCGCTTCCTCCACCTCCACCCCAACGTGGATCAGGCGGGCTGGGTGGAGGAGTTCTCGCGCTACGACGCGGGCTGGCTCCACTTCTTCGGCTCGGGGAACGGGGGCGAGCTGCGGCGGGCGAACTGGGACGACCTCAACCTCCCCGCGCGGGTGGGCACCTACGCGGCGGCGGGACTGCCCATGCTGCAACGCGACAACTCCGGGCACATCGTCGCCACGCAGACGCTCGCGCGGGAGAAGAACCTCGGGCTTCTCTTCAAGGACATGCACGACCTCGGCGCGCAGTTGCAGGACCGGGAGCGCCTGAGCCACCTGCGCGAGCATGTGTGGGAGACGCGTGACGAGTTCACCTTCGACCATCACGCCGACCGCCTGATTGCCTTCTTCCGGGAGGTGATCGGGGGCGGGCGGGCTTGA
- a CDS encoding glycosyltransferase, with protein MSPVPLVSVLMPTFRQANFLPRAVESLLAQTFTDWELVIVDDGSPDDTAEVVRPFLSDPRTSYTRLARNVGLGAALNHATALARGRFLAYLPSDDVYYPEHLERLVGVVEAKPDVDLAYGGVRWAYHHEGPTLRGEGAVGHEADFLGLPPDTRAQPTSGNVLALVQVMHRRSERVPRWPERTERVSDTLEADFWRGLLAAGARFAYAGATTCEWVSHPDQRHRIIAGVPGGLSRYRAYHGIGRGEYLNFQPSRGMRVDERARYGRFERPPPPPKSESLHILLVGSLGFNPERVLALEERGHRLSGLWLPEPETWDATGPFPFGHIEDVPLDDHWADRVRALRPDVIYAGLNWHALPLIERVLDARLGIPLVFHFKEGPFICHEKGLWPTLVRLLRGSDGQVFISPENREWFRLALGGRLDESRTYILDGDLPKLDWFTDDWAPKLSHADGEIHTVCAGRPLGLEPLSELARHGVHVHFYGTHFHEWFPNWTRAGLESGYLHLHPTVEPEDWVRELSRYDAG; from the coding sequence ATGTCCCCCGTGCCCCTCGTCTCGGTGCTCATGCCGACCTTCAGGCAGGCCAATTTCCTCCCGCGCGCCGTGGAAAGCCTCCTCGCCCAGACCTTCACCGATTGGGAACTGGTCATCGTGGACGACGGCTCGCCCGACGACACGGCAGAGGTCGTCCGGCCTTTCCTATCTGACCCGCGCACCTCATACACCCGGCTGGCGCGCAATGTCGGTCTCGGTGCGGCCCTCAACCATGCCACAGCTCTCGCGCGGGGCCGCTTCCTCGCCTACCTCCCCTCGGACGACGTGTATTACCCGGAGCATCTGGAACGGTTGGTCGGCGTGGTGGAGGCCAAGCCTGACGTGGACCTCGCCTACGGGGGCGTGCGCTGGGCGTACCACCACGAGGGACCCACCCTGCGCGGCGAGGGGGCGGTCGGGCATGAGGCGGACTTCCTCGGCCTGCCGCCCGACACGCGGGCACAACCCACGAGCGGCAACGTGCTCGCGCTCGTGCAGGTCATGCACCGCCGCTCGGAACGGGTGCCCCGCTGGCCGGAGCGCACTGAGCGGGTCTCGGACACGCTGGAGGCCGACTTCTGGCGTGGGCTGCTCGCGGCGGGGGCACGCTTCGCCTATGCCGGGGCCACCACCTGCGAGTGGGTGAGCCATCCGGATCAGCGTCACCGCATCATCGCCGGGGTGCCGGGCGGACTATCGCGCTACCGGGCCTACCACGGCATCGGGCGGGGCGAATACCTGAACTTCCAGCCCAGCCGGGGAATGCGCGTGGACGAGCGGGCGCGGTACGGACGCTTCGAGCGGCCCCCGCCTCCGCCCAAGTCGGAAAGCCTTCACATCCTCCTCGTCGGCTCGCTGGGCTTCAACCCGGAGCGGGTGCTCGCGCTGGAGGAACGCGGCCACCGCCTCAGCGGCCTGTGGCTGCCGGAGCCGGAAACGTGGGACGCCACCGGCCCCTTCCCCTTCGGCCATATTGAGGACGTGCCGCTGGACGACCATTGGGCCGACCGGGTGCGCGCCCTGCGGCCCGACGTGATCTACGCGGGGCTGAACTGGCACGCCCTCCCCCTCATTGAGCGGGTCCTCGACGCGCGGCTGGGCATTCCCCTCGTCTTCCACTTCAAGGAAGGTCCCTTCATCTGCCACGAGAAGGGCCTGTGGCCCACCCTCGTCCGCCTCCTGCGGGGGAGCGACGGCCAGGTGTTCATCAGCCCCGAGAACCGCGAGTGGTTCCGCCTCGCGCTCGGCGGGCGGCTGGACGAGAGCCGGACGTACATCCTCGACGGCGACCTCCCGAAGCTCGACTGGTTCACGGACGACTGGGCACCCAAGCTCTCGCACGCGGACGGCGAGATTCACACCGTCTGCGCGGGCCGCCCGCTTGGCCTCGAACCCCTGTCCGAACTCGCCCGCCACGGCGTCCACGTCCACTTCTACGGCACGCACTTCCACGAGTGGTTCCCCAACTGGACCCGCGCGGGGCTGGAGAGCGGGTATCTCCACCTCCACCCGACCGTCGAGCCGGAGGACTGGGTGCGCGAACTCTCCCGCTACGACGCGGGCTAG
- a CDS encoding DmpA family aminopeptidase yields MRLRDVGLPPVLFGPLPTGPLNAITDVMGVRVGHTTLISGEGPLVPGRGPVRTGVTVVHPRPGLTREQPCFAGVVRHNGNGDLTGAEWLREAGTLATPLALTNTHALGTVRDAMIAWEGRQRTDAGTYWCMPVVGETFDGTLNDIWGGHVREEHVWAALETATNGPVPEGNVGGGTGMICHGFKGGIGTSSRVVDMGEERYTVGVLVQANHGRRTDLRVLGLPVGRVLTEARVPTPWTALTPGSGSIVVILATDAPLLPGQCERLARRAGVGLSRTGGGCDDSSGDFFVCFATGNEGLPVADYARRQFGTVPLRMVSNDLLNLLFHAAADATEEAVLNALLGARTLTGADGRTAHALTPDLLRTAVRELTVELGG; encoded by the coding sequence ATGCGACTGCGCGACGTGGGGCTGCCCCCGGTCCTGTTCGGCCCCCTGCCCACCGGGCCGCTGAACGCAATTACCGACGTGATGGGGGTGAGGGTCGGGCACACCACGCTGATTTCAGGCGAGGGGCCGCTCGTGCCCGGACGTGGGCCGGTGCGGACGGGCGTTACGGTGGTCCATCCGCGCCCCGGCCTGACCCGCGAGCAGCCCTGTTTCGCCGGGGTGGTGCGTCACAACGGCAACGGCGACCTCACCGGGGCCGAGTGGCTGCGTGAGGCCGGAACCCTCGCCACGCCGCTCGCCCTGACGAACACCCACGCCCTCGGCACCGTGCGCGACGCCATGATCGCGTGGGAGGGCAGGCAGCGCACGGACGCGGGGACCTACTGGTGTATGCCGGTGGTGGGGGAGACCTTCGACGGGACGTTGAACGACATCTGGGGCGGCCACGTCCGGGAGGAACACGTCTGGGCCGCCCTGGAGACGGCGACGAACGGTCCCGTCCCCGAGGGCAACGTGGGCGGCGGCACCGGGATGATCTGCCACGGCTTCAAGGGCGGCATCGGCACGAGCAGCCGGGTGGTGGACATGGGGGAGGAGAGGTACACCGTGGGCGTCCTCGTGCAGGCCAACCACGGGCGACGGACGGACCTGCGCGTGCTAGGCCTCCCCGTGGGGCGCGTCCTGACCGAGGCCCGCGTGCCGACCCCCTGGACGGCCCTCACCCCCGGCAGCGGCTCCATCGTCGTGATCCTCGCCACCGACGCCCCGCTGCTGCCCGGCCAGTGTGAGCGCCTCGCCCGGCGCGCGGGGGTGGGCCTCTCGCGCACCGGGGGAGGGTGCGACGACAGCAGCGGCGACTTCTTCGTGTGCTTCGCCACCGGCAACGAGGGCCTGCCCGTCGCCGACTACGCCCGCCGCCAGTTCGGGACCGTGCCCCTGCGGATGGTGAGCAACGACCTCCTCAACCTCCTGTTCCACGCCGCCGCCGACGCCACCGAGGAGGCGGTTCTCAATGCCTTACTGGGTGCGCGGACCCTCACGGGCGCGGACGGTCGAACGGCCCACGCCCTGACGCCCGACCTCCTGCGAACGGCGGTTCGGGAACTGACCGTGGAATTGGGAGGGTGA
- a CDS encoding DUF1990 family protein: MSTPPRSPLRTTLRLLALPALALTAYVVRGPSDPLRPSTPEDGVGPLTRRRYWVEVEGATRTPEEIAAHWRDHLPDHAPKWLAWFRGLDRPVPPVRRGDRLWIRMLVIRRGRVVIEHVDPLGFRARTLRLHPDAGTSDFRVYPGEEPGRMVLQIESLLRTNSHFDRLAYIFGVHAAQRRNWELTLTSVARYSGGRMVNRGHESLEMPSLAHSYDLPEMPDVPVGASTETAEHA, encoded by the coding sequence GTGTCCACGCCGCCGCGTTCCCCCCTCCGCACCACGCTGCGCCTGCTGGCGCTGCCCGCCCTCGCCCTCACCGCCTACGTCGTCAGGGGGCCGTCCGACCCGCTGCGTCCGTCCACCCCGGAGGACGGCGTGGGGCCGCTCACCCGCCGCCGCTACTGGGTGGAGGTCGAGGGGGCCACGCGCACCCCCGAGGAGATCGCGGCGCACTGGCGCGACCACCTGCCCGACCACGCCCCGAAGTGGCTCGCGTGGTTCCGGGGGCTGGACCGCCCCGTGCCCCCGGTGCGGCGGGGCGACCGGCTGTGGATTCGGATGCTCGTCATCCGCCGGGGCCGCGTGGTCATCGAGCATGTGGACCCCCTGGGCTTCCGGGCGCGCACGCTGCGGCTGCACCCCGACGCGGGCACCTCGGACTTCCGCGTCTATCCGGGCGAGGAGCCGGGGCGGATGGTCCTCCAGATCGAGTCGCTGCTGCGGACGAACTCGCACTTCGACCGCCTCGCCTACATCTTCGGGGTCCACGCGGCCCAGCGGCGCAACTGGGAGCTGACCCTGACGAGCGTCGCCCGGTACAGCGGAGGGCGGATGGTCAACCGGGGCCACGAGTCGCTGGAGATGCCAAGCCTCGCGCACTCCTACGACCTCCCCGAGATGCCCGACGTGCCCGTGGGGGCGAGCACCGAGACCGCCGAGCACGCCTAG
- a CDS encoding WYL domain-containing protein, producing MDGEGGRAGTGPGTFDPGGFLRPVRGGGGDGSARTVHLRFRHDAARRILLAGHIGLSEPYLNPDGTIDTTVDAPADADGLPRGLLPWLLGWGPRVQVLGPPEVRQLWQREVRAAAEAAEVEPLRFPEGGAA from the coding sequence GTGGACGGCGAGGGTGGTCGCGCGGGGACCGGGCCGGGCACCTTCGATCCCGGCGGCTTCCTGCGCCCGGTGCGGGGAGGTGGGGGGGACGGTTCGGCGAGGACGGTTCACCTGCGTTTCCGGCATGATGCCGCCCGCCGCATCCTGCTGGCGGGGCACATCGGGCTGAGCGAGCCGTACCTCAACCCCGACGGCACCATCGACACGACGGTGGACGCGCCTGCGGACGCGGACGGCCTGCCGCGCGGGTTGCTGCCCTGGCTGCTGGGCTGGGGGCCGCGTGTGCAGGTGCTGGGTCCGCCCGAGGTGCGCCAACTCTGGCAGCGGGAAGTGCGCGCCGCCGCCGAGGCCGCCGAGGTGGAACCCCTCCGCTTCCCCGAGGGCGGGGCGGCGTGA
- a CDS encoding aldo/keto reductase, producing the protein MGLGCMRMSYGDRPTEGQEMITFLHQAVERGVTFFDTAEVYGPFTNEELVGEALSPYRGQVVIATKFGFDPGPDGRPSPQNGTNSRPERIRQVAEESLKRLRVDALDLFYQHRPDPQVPIEDVAGTVGDLIREGKVRHFGLSESDADTIRRAHAVQPVAAIQSEYSIWWRAPEENGVLAACENLGIGFVPYSPLGRGYLTGTIDQNTTFDASDIRSRNPRFTPEAIQANQGVVDLLARIGREKSATPAQIALAWLLARKPWIVPIPGSRKLERLDENNGAVDISLTGDDLRDIDEAMSGITVLGDRY; encoded by the coding sequence ATGGGCCTGGGTTGTATGCGGATGAGCTACGGCGACCGCCCGACGGAGGGGCAGGAGATGATCACTTTCCTGCATCAGGCCGTGGAGCGCGGCGTCACCTTCTTCGACACGGCGGAGGTCTACGGCCCCTTCACCAACGAGGAGCTGGTCGGCGAGGCGCTCTCTCCCTACCGGGGGCAGGTCGTCATCGCCACCAAGTTCGGCTTCGACCCCGGCCCTGACGGCAGACCCTCCCCGCAGAACGGCACGAACAGCCGCCCCGAACGCATCCGGCAGGTGGCGGAGGAGTCCCTGAAGCGCCTGCGGGTGGACGCCCTCGACCTCTTCTACCAACACCGCCCAGACCCCCAGGTTCCTATCGAGGACGTGGCGGGCACGGTGGGGGACCTGATCCGGGAGGGCAAGGTCAGACACTTCGGCCTTTCGGAGTCGGACGCGGACACCATCCGCCGCGCCCACGCCGTCCAGCCTGTGGCGGCCATTCAGAGCGAGTATTCGATCTGGTGGCGTGCGCCGGAGGAGAACGGCGTGCTGGCGGCCTGCGAGAACCTCGGCATCGGCTTCGTGCCCTACAGCCCGCTGGGACGGGGCTACCTGACGGGCACCATCGACCAGAACACGACCTTCGACGCGTCGGACATCCGCAGCCGCAACCCTCGTTTCACGCCGGAGGCGATTCAGGCCAACCAGGGCGTCGTTGATCTGCTGGCCCGGATCGGGAGGGAGAAGAGCGCAACACCCGCCCAGATCGCCCTCGCGTGGCTGCTGGCCCGGAAGCCGTGGATCGTGCCCATTCCGGGCAGTCGGAAGCTCGAACGGCTGGACGAGAACAACGGTGCGGTGGACATCTCGCTCACCGGGGATGACCTGCGCGACATCGACGAGGCCATGTCGGGGATCACGGTGCTGGGAGATCGGTACTAG
- a CDS encoding FAD:protein FMN transferase — MSSFTFEATGTRWEIETPGPLDRQVQERIVERTRHFDATYSRFRPDSLVSRIATAPEGGRFDFPDDAPALFGLYDRLHAVTGGAVDPLVGRDLELLGYDRTYSLTPAPDRAQAEAHARGRANWSQDVLRDGSSVITRRPLVIDIGAAGKGYLVDLLAKTLHEAGFTEFVVDGSGDLRHAGASVLPVGLEHPFDPGMVIGVANLRGRALCASAVNRRAWGDGLHHVLDARTGLPVRDVVATWVVADEAATADGLATALFFTGADRLAEHFDFSCVRLFWDGRAEVSENFDGEVFT; from the coding sequence ATGTCCAGCTTCACGTTCGAGGCCACCGGCACCCGCTGGGAAATCGAGACTCCGGGGCCGCTGGACCGGCAGGTGCAGGAGCGCATAGTGGAGCGAACCCGGCACTTCGACGCCACCTACTCGCGGTTCCGCCCGGACTCCCTGGTGTCCCGGATTGCCACCGCCCCGGAGGGTGGGCGTTTCGACTTCCCCGACGATGCCCCCGCCTTATTCGGCCTCTACGACCGGCTTCATGCCGTGACCGGAGGGGCCGTGGACCCCCTCGTGGGCCGTGACCTCGAACTGCTCGGGTACGACCGGACGTACTCGCTCACTCCCGCCCCTGACCGTGCTCAGGCTGAGGCACACGCTCGGGGGAGAGCGAACTGGTCGCAGGACGTTCTCCGGGACGGTTCGTCGGTGATCACGCGGCGTCCCCTCGTGATCGATATTGGGGCGGCGGGAAAGGGCTACCTCGTGGACCTGCTCGCCAAGACTCTGCACGAAGCGGGATTCACCGAGTTCGTGGTGGATGGCAGCGGGGACCTGCGTCATGCGGGGGCGTCCGTCCTCCCGGTCGGGCTGGAGCACCCGTTCGACCCTGGGATGGTGATCGGCGTGGCGAACCTGCGGGGCCGCGCCCTGTGCGCCTCGGCGGTCAACCGGCGGGCCTGGGGCGACGGGCTGCACCACGTCCTCGACGCCCGGACAGGCCTCCCGGTGCGGGACGTGGTGGCGACGTGGGTAGTGGCCGACGAGGCCGCGACCGCCGACGGACTGGCGACCGCACTCTTCTTCACCGGGGCGGACCGTCTGGCGGAACACTTCGACTTCTCGTGCGTGCGGCTGTTCTGGGATGGTCGGGCCGAGGTCTCCGAAAACTTCGACGGCGAGGTGTTCACGTGA